A stretch of DNA from Equus asinus isolate D_3611 breed Donkey chromosome 20, EquAss-T2T_v2, whole genome shotgun sequence:
TCTCGGTTATAGCTCCTACAACCATGGAAGACATTTCTCTGATACAGGTTGTTTAGGAGAGAGAGCGCGATTCGTCTGGGAGcactgacttttttcctttttgtttttgtgagcaGAAGTGGTCCAAAGGCAAAGTTCGGGACAAGCTCAATAACCTAGTCTTGTTTGACAAAGCGACATATGACAAACTGTGTAAGGAAGTGCCCAACTATAAGCTTATAACCCCAGCTGTTGTCTCAGAGAGACTGAAGATTCGCGGTTCCCTGGCCAGGGCAGCCCTTCAGGAGCTCCTTAGTAAAGGTGAGGAGTGTTGTGCTGGTAGGCTGGTGCACGTTAAAATAGGCCTGACCATGTTAGCCTTCTTAAATGCttttatggaattttaaaaaacaggtgTAGGCTCACCAGTGGTCATTAGCAATATAATTCTAGTATGTTATCTCGAGGATAAAACCTAAAGCAGGGTTCTTGGCCATTTTTGTGCCGTAGGCCCCTATGGCAGTTTGGTGAAACCCAGGGATCCcttatatttccaaataaaaatacatacataaaattacAGAAGAAACCCAATTACACTGAAATATGGGTATTAAAATTCCAAAagtgtttataaaaataagtatctCATAGTACTGTTATGTGAAAACGTTTTCTTTTCTCCCTAGGACTTATTAAACTGGTTTCAAAGCACAGAGCTCAAGTAATTTATACCAGAAACACGAAAGGTGGAGATGCCCCAGCGGCTGGTGAAGATGCATGAACAGGTGAGCAAGAACCCAGGGGCTCATGGTGTATGCATCCCCTGAACAAGGCTCTATAGTtctgattcttcttt
This window harbors:
- the RPS25 gene encoding small ribosomal subunit protein eS25; translated protein: MPPKDDKKKKDAGKSAKKDKDPVNKSGGKAKKKKWSKGKVRDKLNNLVLFDKATYDKLCKEVPNYKLITPAVVSERLKIRGSLARAALQELLSKGLIKLVSKHRAQVIYTRNTKGGDAPAAGEDA